From the Bacillus tuaregi genome, one window contains:
- a CDS encoding YdiK family protein: protein MRQSPLFSGIIYIFLGTLFTFFAIQNINEDGGWGFFTILLIILATFDFGSGIRMILFHFQLKKQQTKK from the coding sequence TTGAGACAATCACCGCTTTTTTCGGGTATCATTTATATATTTCTTGGTACATTATTTACCTTCTTCGCGATTCAAAATATTAACGAGGATGGCGGCTGGGGATTTTTCACCATCTTGCTTATTATCCTTGCCACCTTTGACTTTGGTTCAGGAATTCGAATGATTCTGTTTCACTTTCAGCTAAAAAAGCAGCAGACAAAAAAATGA
- a CDS encoding redox-sensing transcriptional repressor Rex: MANETTKIPQATAKRLPLYYRFLTNLHASGKQRVSSAELSEAVKVDSATIRRDFSYFGALGKKGYGYNVQYLLSFFRKTLDQDELTKVALIGVGNLGTAFLNYNFLKNNNTKIAVAFDVQADKVDHKIGNVPVYHMDNLEKVIEEQGIEVAILTIPAPVAQFVTDRLLKANIRGILNFTPARLTVPAHVRVHHIDLAVELQSLVYFLKHYSIEEEATDE; encoded by the coding sequence ATGGCAAATGAAACGACCAAGATACCGCAAGCAACAGCAAAGAGATTGCCTTTATATTATCGATTTTTAACAAATTTACACGCGTCTGGAAAACAAAGAGTATCTTCAGCTGAGCTTAGTGAAGCAGTGAAGGTAGATTCAGCAACAATCCGGAGAGATTTTTCTTATTTTGGTGCATTGGGTAAAAAAGGTTATGGATATAATGTTCAGTATTTGCTATCCTTTTTCCGTAAAACTTTGGACCAGGATGAACTGACAAAGGTGGCTTTAATTGGAGTCGGAAATCTTGGAACGGCCTTTTTAAATTATAATTTCTTAAAAAATAATAACACCAAAATTGCAGTCGCTTTTGACGTACAGGCAGATAAAGTCGACCATAAGATTGGGAATGTACCTGTCTATCATATGGATAATCTTGAAAAGGTTATAGAGGAACAGGGAATTGAGGTTGCCATACTAACCATTCCGGCACCGGTAGCCCAATTTGTGACAGACCGGCTGTTGAAGGCTAATATAAGGGGAATATTAAACTTTACACCTGCTCGTTTAACAGTGCCTGCACATGTACGCGTACACCATATAGATCTAGCAGTAGAGCTTCAATCACTTGTATACTTCTTAAAGCACTATTCAATAGAAGAAGAAGCAACAGATGAATAA
- the moaC gene encoding cyclic pyranopterin monophosphate synthase MoaC, which produces MAEFTHFNEQGRAKMVDVSEKAESFRTAAAISSIIVSQEIYDKITNNQMKKGDVLAVAQVAGIMAAKKTSDIIPMCHPLSLTGVDISFSWESKNEDYELFIKVFVKTKGSTGVEMEALTAASVCALTVYDMCKAIDKGMVIGETYLVEKTGGKNGDFKRM; this is translated from the coding sequence ATGGCTGAGTTTACTCATTTTAATGAGCAAGGCAGAGCAAAGATGGTAGATGTCAGTGAGAAAGCTGAGTCCTTTCGAACTGCGGCTGCAATATCAAGTATTATTGTGAGTCAGGAAATATATGATAAAATAACGAATAACCAAATGAAAAAGGGAGACGTTTTAGCGGTTGCCCAGGTTGCAGGAATAATGGCAGCAAAAAAGACATCGGATATTATTCCCATGTGTCATCCGCTTTCATTAACTGGTGTTGATATCTCATTTTCATGGGAATCAAAGAATGAAGATTATGAATTGTTTATTAAAGTTTTTGTTAAAACGAAAGGGAGCACTGGAGTAGAAATGGAAGCCCTCACTGCCGCGTCTGTGTGCGCTTTAACAGTCTATGATATGTGTAAAGCAATCGATAAAGGAATGGTGATAGGAGAGACATATTTAGTAGAGAAAACAGGTGGCAAAAACGGGGACTTTAAAAGGATGTAA
- a CDS encoding ABC-F family ATP-binding cassette domain-containing protein, giving the protein MILLQINQLCKYYGADIILSNIKLEVQTRDRIALVGRNGAGKSTLLKIIAGHLSYDSGDIIKPKEVKIGYLAQDTGLESNVSIWEEMLSVFADLRQQEQKLRSLENQMSDPATLQNEASYEKVLKEYDVLQVEFKEKGGYQYEADIRSVLHGLNFQSFDYHTKISSLSGGQKTRLALGKLLLSKPEILILDEPTNHLDIDTLSWLEQYLQGYEGAILIVSHDRYFLDKVVNQVYEISRQQITKYVGNYSSYLDKKAENYEREMKQYEKQQEEVNKLQDFIQRNLARASTTKRAQSRRKKLERMELMDRPLGNEKSASFSFDIEKQSGNEVLQVRSLSIGYTEEAVSQDINIRLTRGESIALVGPNGIGKSTLLKTIMKKLEPQEGDIQYGTNVSIGYYDQEQAELTSNKKVLNELWDDYPLKSEKEIRTILGNFLFSGDDVLKIVSTLSGGEKARLALAKLMMQKANLLILDEPTNHLDLDSKEILENSLVDYPGTILFVSHDRYFINRIASKVVELSKYGSTEYLGDYDYYVEKKLEQEELKELEEQKKEAGQPIKQEKTSYQQDKEAKKLERQRLRRIEELEGIIEELEQKIEANEQLLCDPEIFQDHEKSLHIHEEVEKQKQELEQFVEEWTLLADE; this is encoded by the coding sequence ATGATTTTATTACAAATCAATCAATTATGTAAATACTATGGAGCAGATATTATTTTATCAAATATAAAATTAGAGGTACAAACGCGAGACCGCATCGCTTTAGTTGGAAGAAACGGTGCAGGAAAATCTACCTTATTAAAAATAATCGCTGGGCATCTATCCTATGACTCAGGCGATATTATTAAGCCAAAAGAAGTGAAAATTGGCTACCTTGCTCAGGATACAGGTCTTGAATCAAATGTATCTATTTGGGAGGAAATGCTATCCGTTTTTGCTGATCTAAGACAGCAGGAACAAAAGCTGCGAAGCTTGGAAAATCAAATGTCTGACCCAGCCACTCTTCAAAATGAGGCCAGTTACGAAAAGGTACTAAAGGAATATGATGTCCTGCAGGTGGAATTTAAGGAAAAAGGTGGCTATCAGTATGAAGCTGACATTCGCTCTGTACTGCATGGACTGAATTTTCAATCCTTTGATTATCATACTAAAATTTCATCCTTAAGCGGCGGGCAAAAGACACGTCTAGCACTTGGTAAATTACTGCTATCAAAGCCCGAGATACTAATTCTCGATGAGCCGACAAACCACCTTGATATTGATACATTATCCTGGCTTGAACAATATCTACAGGGCTATGAAGGTGCTATCCTGATTGTATCCCATGACCGTTATTTCCTCGATAAGGTTGTGAATCAGGTCTATGAAATATCTCGGCAGCAAATCACTAAATATGTAGGAAACTATAGCTCTTACTTAGATAAAAAAGCTGAGAATTATGAACGGGAAATGAAGCAATATGAAAAACAGCAAGAGGAGGTCAATAAGCTGCAGGATTTTATCCAGCGTAATCTTGCCCGAGCCTCTACAACGAAACGGGCTCAGAGTCGACGTAAAAAGCTGGAAAGAATGGAGTTAATGGATCGTCCATTAGGAAATGAAAAATCAGCTTCCTTCTCCTTTGATATAGAAAAACAATCTGGAAATGAAGTTTTACAGGTTAGATCTCTGTCTATTGGTTATACCGAAGAAGCTGTCTCTCAGGATATAAATATACGTCTGACAAGAGGAGAAAGCATTGCCCTTGTCGGACCAAACGGGATTGGTAAATCAACATTATTAAAAACAATTATGAAAAAGCTCGAACCACAAGAAGGTGATATTCAATATGGTACAAATGTATCGATTGGTTACTATGATCAGGAACAAGCTGAACTCACCTCAAACAAAAAGGTACTCAATGAGCTTTGGGACGATTATCCTTTAAAAAGTGAAAAAGAAATCCGTACGATTCTCGGAAACTTTTTATTCTCAGGTGATGATGTATTAAAAATTGTATCTACCTTGAGCGGCGGTGAAAAGGCCCGTTTGGCACTTGCGAAGCTGATGATGCAGAAAGCAAACCTTTTAATATTAGACGAGCCGACCAACCATCTTGATTTAGATAGTAAAGAAATACTGGAAAATTCCCTAGTCGATTATCCGGGCACCATTCTATTCGTTTCCCACGACCGGTACTTTATCAACCGTATTGCTTCTAAAGTGGTTGAGCTTAGCAAATACGGCTCTACTGAGTATTTGGGTGATTATGATTATTATGTGGAAAAGAAACTTGAGCAGGAAGAGTTAAAGGAGCTGGAGGAACAAAAAAAGGAAGCCGGTCAACCGATAAAGCAGGAAAAGACGAGTTATCAACAGGACAAAGAAGCTAAGAAGCTGGAAAGACAGCGCCTTAGAAGAATTGAAGAGCTAGAAGGGATTATTGAAGAGCTCGAACAAAAAATTGAAGCAAATGAACAGCTTCTCTGTGATCCAGAAATATTTCAAGACCACGAAAAATCACTTCACATTCATGAGGAAGTAGAAAAACAGAAACAAGAGCTAGAACAGTTTGTGGAGGAATGGACCTTATTGGCGGATGAATAG